CTCGTCCGAGAACCAGGCCTGATCCCACAGCGCGAGCCCCAGGTTGTACTGGGTCGTCGCCCACTCCTCGGGCAGGGCCTCCTGCGTTCGGACCTCGAGTGCGGACCGATAGGCTTGGACGGTCTCGGCCAGGAGACGCACGCGCTCGTCGCCACGCACGCCGCGCGCCTGCCGCCACAGCGCGGAGGCGAGGTTGTACTGCGTCGTCGCCCAACGCAGGGGAAGCGCCTCGCGCGTGTGGATCCCGAGGGCGGCGCGATGGGCGGCGACGGCCTCCGTCAGCAGCCGCGCACGCTCGGCGCCTTCGGACTCGTCGGCCAGATCCCCGAGCGCGTTGCCCAGGTTGCTCTGCGCCATCGCGAAGCTCTGGGGACGGGCATCGCGCGTGTCCACCTCGAGGGCCGAACGATACGCCGCAACGGCCTCGGTGAGCAGCCGCGTGCGCTCGGCGCCCTGGGTTTCGTACGCCTGATCCCCGAGCGCCGAGCCGAGCTCGTTCTGGGTGGTCGCCCAGTCCTGGGGCTGCGCCGGGCGGGTGCGCACCTCGAGCGCCGCTCGACACGCCGAGACGGACTCGGCCAGCAGCCGGGCGCGCTCGGCGCCAGAAGACTCGGCGGCCCGCTTGCGGAGGGCGATGGCGAGCGTCGTCTGCGTGTCTGCCCAGTGCTCGGGCCGAGTCTCTCGCGTACGCACCTCGAGCGCAGCGCTGCACGCCCGGATGGACGCATCGAGCAGCAGCGCGCGTCGGGCCGCCTCGGACCCGCTCGCCTCGTTCACGAGCATCGCGGCGAGGTTGTGCCTCGTCTGCGCCCACTCCTGGGGCAGGGCCTCGCGCGTATGGACCGAAAGCACCCTGCGGTAGCCCGTCACGGCCTCGTTGAACAGCCGTACGCGGTCGGACCCCGTGGCGTCGCTGGCCACTGCGCCGAGCGCGGTGGCGAGGTTGCTCTGCGCCAACGCCCAGTCCTCGGGTTGGGCTTCGCGCGTGTAGACCTCGAGCACCGATCGGTACACCGCGATCGACTCGGTCAGCAGCCGCGTGCGGTCGGCGCCGTCGGCCTCGGTCGCCTGCTCCCCGAGCGCGGCGCCCAGGTTGTTCCGGGTCATCGCCCAGTCGAGGGGGTGCGCCTCTCGGGTGCGCACCTCGAGGGCGGCTCGGTAGGCTGCGATCGCCGCCGACCGCAACGTGGGGATGGCCGGGCCCTCGGCGGCGGCCGACGCCGCGAAGGTCGCGTCGCCCAGCGCGTGCTCGAGGTCCGCCCACGCC
This sequence is a window from Deltaproteobacteria bacterium. Protein-coding genes within it:
- a CDS encoding DUF4062 domain-containing protein, translating into MPDRPEIFISATSRDLGSCRRSVMEALLTLGCVPVEQTSFPPDGRSVREMLRGRIAGCQAVIHIAGRLYGAEPTERADGEPRRSYTQLEWDVGRELGKRLYVFVCGEGFPYDAHEPEDAERQALQRAHRAALQRGDHLFEAVATREQLSARVHALQDRVEHLSADLGRSRRWLRRGMVASLGIAALLGGGLWWLYGRTTSTDRTVAAMQTELDRQRSYLRSVAEVYALQSAQLAKLHLTDEELLERAIEGVARREQTPAAEIRAGMALFVAAVNADPAASEMDRALAAFGERRFFAAAENAGLAAQSAQRRRLAAERLAARATREADAARDQEREARTLEGQSLDAAGKHVAAMTAFEGALELAPRSAHPTAWADLEHALGDATFAASAAAEGPAIPTLRSAAIAAYRAALEVRTREAHPLDWAMTRNNLGAALGEQATEADGADRTRLLTESIAVYRSVLEVYTREAQPEDWALAQSNLATALGAVASDATGSDRVRLFNEAVTGYRRVLSVHTREALPQEWAQTRHNLAAMLVNEASGSEAARRALLLDASIRACSAALEVRTRETRPEHWADTQTTLAIALRKRAAESSGAERARLLAESVSACRAALEVRTRPAQPQDWATTQNELGSALGDQAYETQGAERTRLLTEAVAAYRSALEVDTRDARPQSFAMAQSNLGNALGDLADESEGAERARLLTEAVAAHRAALGIHTREALPLRWATTQYNLASALWRQARGVRGDERVRLLAETVQAYRSALEVRTQEALPEEWATTQYNLGLALWDQAWFSDE